The following proteins are co-located in the Callithrix jacchus isolate 240 chromosome 10, calJac240_pri, whole genome shotgun sequence genome:
- the BLID gene encoding LOW QUALITY PROTEIN: BH3-like motif-containing cell death inducer (The sequence of the model RefSeq protein was modified relative to this genomic sequence to represent the inferred CDS: inserted 2 bases in 2 codons), with translation MVASNCGDFVAFHLDAIEGQKIHFYEILESERVLYTGWTERTSGSSIYPEAKACLPPEXLLDSNKEPMLPEESVLSLXRYSLGSSAMKGKVPGHVLQRPSYLTRIQIALLCNSSAEAL, from the exons ATGGTAGCTTCAAATTGTGGTGACTTTGTTGCATTTCATCTGGATGCTATAGAGGGccagaaaatacatttctatgaGATCCTAGAATCTGAGCGTGTGCTTTACACAGGATGGACAGAACGAACCTCTGGCAGTTCCATTTATCCAGAGGCAAAAGCATGCCTGCCACCGG ACCTCTTGGATTCTAACAAAGAACCTATGTTGCCTGAAGAATCAGTGCTTTCCT CAAGGTACAGCCTTGGCTCCTCTGCCATGAAGGGGAAGGTTCCTGGACATGTGCTTCAGAGACCTTCCTATTTAACCAGGATACAAATTGCATTGTTATGCAATTCCTCTGCTGAGGCCCTGTAA